Genomic segment of Leishmania panamensis strain MHOM/PA/94/PSC-1 chromosome 20 sequence:
GCTCTGAGTCTCTCTACATAATGCTTGGCCACATGCATTTgttggcgcggcggcgaaaCGCTTTGGGAGTGCTGCTCGCCTTTATAATTGTCGTGCTCCCATGGGTGATGGCGGTAGCGACGgtttcctcgtcctcgtacGCAGCTCACACTGCGGGTCGGTATTCCAtgatggtggaggagctgacgGGCAGTCTTGATGAGGTAGGCACCAGCCCCACACTGGTGTCCATCGCAGTGGAGATGTCTTTGACGCTGCCGGCGAAGCCTGGTGCCGCGACGGCGTGGGAAGGCGACACGAAGGCGAGCGACATCGACGATGTCGCTGCCGAGCACTTGACCTTTGACGAGGATTTTGACCCGATTTGGTACTacgtgctgcgtcgccgcggaTTCGAACGCCTCGACTGGtccggctgcggcggcaagTGGCGGCCGGAGTGGTCTATACCGAGGGCACGCCAGTGTCGCgacggccgcagcggcgacacggCGGCACTGTCAGTGGAGAAGGACAGTACCAGTGCCTTGTTTGCTCGTCTGCGACACTTCCTTTCCCACCACGTTGTGTGCACCTACTCATCTGTCTCCTTCTGCGGTGCCAGTCGCGAGCGGGATGCGGCGAGCCAGTTTCAATGGGCGGCTCAGTTTGTGTCAACGCTGacctcgtcgccgctgagCTGGACCACCACAACGCCCCGGCACTCGCGACCGAACGGGATTGTCATTCAGAACGCCTCGTCACATgccagcggcagtggggACGCGTACTGGTGCTCGTACCACCTCGTCTACCACGACACTCTATGCACCCAGCACGTGAGCCCCCTGCTCAACGGCGGCCGCTCTGGCCGTGGCGTGCAGGAGGGGCTTCCACAAGGCATCTTCAAGGCCGCGTTCCCGTCCCTCTCCATGTACTTTAGCGCCCCCTTTCAGCACTTTAGCGTGAGAGCAACGCAGGATCGTCTCCCTGGGAACGGCACGGTTGCGCAGCCGCCAACTGTGCAACTGAAAGTCAAGATTCGCATGAGCATGGTGGTGGGTGAGGCGTCAGACTTGGAGGCACTGGGAGACTTGTGGTCGCGCGAACTACCCGCCTACGCGCGGGATGGCCGCCTCCAGGTACACATCGGCCCTGGGGGGCTctctcagcagctgcgcacagcGCTATCATCCATGGCGATAGTTTCATCCCCCAGGGAAGACCAGGCGAAAACGAcgcctgccgctgtggtgtcGACTTCTGCGAGCCCTTCGTCCCGGGTTGGTTGCTCCCCGGAGGTGCAGTACAAAGTGCACACCCACGGCAAGGATCACGGCTACCTGACTGTAGAGCTGCAGCCGGCACTACTTTTGCTTGACCCCCACTCTGGCGTAGATGTGGAGAAGTGTGAGGAAGCCGACGGTGACAACCAGGAGTCAGCGCTGCTTCAGTCGTTCCTTCTTAGCGAGGGCGACGTGGTACGCACCCTTTTACTCTTTCCTCTGCATCTTGTGCGCCCTTCTCTGTACAACATGGAGTCGCTACTTGGATTAACACGCATTGTTAGCGCCCACACGGATGTGGTCTCCAACACGCTAGCGGTTCTCCTCGAGACCACCGTAACACCGGTGCACGTTGCCGCCTACGAGGCTGCGTACGCACATGCCCGGAAATGCCACGAGGCagccagcggtggcggcgccggtgctcgAGAttgccgcgccgccggcggtgtCTTGCTAGGCCGATTCCAACTCTTTTTTGGCTGGTCAGCGCTGGGGGATATGCCGCCAGACGACAACAGCAACCGACTCGTTCCGCAGCCTGTTGTGGTAATTCACCGCCCGGGATCCTCGGTGAAGGTCGACGCTGCGGAGGCTTCCTCCAAGTCGGACTTCTGTCGCGTTCAGCGTCGCCACGCTGCTTTGCTTAGCGCAATACCCCAGATCGATCACGGGGACTCCCTCGCCACCGTCTTCCAGCTGCTCGATGGCACCTGTGCGTGGCAAGACGGCAAGAGGGGGCCCCTGTCTGCCATGATGGGGGCTCTTAAGGAGGGCGACGCATGTGCTTACTGGGTGCGCTCCACCGTAGCGAGCGGGACGACGATCCCTGGCCCCGACGGGGCCATGATTTTCAATGTGCCCTCGATTGGGCTTGTTTTTCTCGCTGTAATTGCAGGTATTGTGACGCGGTTGACAAGGCGCTGGACGTGCAAGTCAGAGGATCTCGCGAATCTGCTCACGGCGGAaggcgccaccactgcagtcAGGTGATTCCGCTCTTCTAAGGGCCCCCTCACGCCGGTCCCAGCATGTGAGGATGCTTTGAGGCCTCCccgccttctttttctttctttcctacTGTGCCGCGAACCAACCATGCAGCGggttttttccccctcttcctctgcttcgGTTCTTGGGGCCGAAAGGAACggagtggggaagggggtcgGAGGACTAAAACACTTAAAGTGTGATTGCAACTGTACAGTGCGTCACCGACGAAGAGTGTCTGGTgggggtgcgtgtgtacgtcgGTGCCGTCTCGTGTTAgtctcgctgccgcgcttTTATGCGCCTATCCACTCACACCCGTACGTCACTTGCGCTCTCCTCATTTtattttttcctcctccgtctgtCTTGTTCCTGGAGACATCGAGGCTACTCAAGCAAACACAGAAGACCATCTCTGCACGGCGCGCCACGGAAGCAGTGCGTGCGAGCACAGACGCTAATCGAGCGACGGAAGGAACTCAAGACGGccccttctttgtttcttttttccccttttcaaGCTGTGCCTATGTGTAAAGGTCCTGATGTCTTCACCCGTtgcgcacatgcgcgcaTTTTCAGTCGGCGAACCCATAGTACTGTGCGTATCCCACGCGTGCGAACTGTCGTGGGGACTCCATCAGTGAGTGTCAACGTTCCTATGCATTTCATGAGCGGCTCCATCCAGTGCTGTCGATCTCCCTAAACCATCACTTCCCATCACCGACTCGACTgattccctctctttttttttttgcctgcTCTTCATGAACACACGCTTTGCAACCTCACTGGCACCTTAACCCCTGTGTGATGGTGCTCTATCGGTGGCCACCTTTACCgttctttcttcccccccccctgcacccccaccccgcgTGTTCTCAATCGCACGCCTCCCTCGGCCGTTGTGACCTGCATTTTTTTTATCCTCTCCCTACGCAACACTACGCCTCCTACAAAATCGTTCCACTTCTATTTTTCAACGTtcaaacaacaacaaaggtTTTCTCAAACGCACCATCAATTCAACCCGCCACTACGACGACTAGGACTACTCGTGTATCCgggctctcttttctttcgttccCCTACTTTTTTCAGCTTACCCCAGTTGTGCCTCTGATCTCGTGTACGTGCTGttcctcattttttttgcttgttttccTCGACTTTCTGTCTTTCTTTCAGTGCTCGATCCCCATCTTGGGTCTTTGGCTTTGTCTCTGTAATTGTCGACCTCACCGACCAACTCCCCCGCAAAGAAATACGAAAGGCAATTCAGCAAGAAGACCGCACTTGACATGAAAAAAACCGTCAGTAAAGGACGCTTACATATATCTACACACCAAATTCCATCTTGTTctgcccctttccctccctcgttTCCGATCATTTTCTCTCGCCCATTTATACCCTGAGAAATATCaagcacagaaaagaggaatAGAGACTACCGCAGCGCGAAGAAAGAGCAAAGACAAAGGAGCTAACGGGATAAAGCAACGGGTAGTGCGTAAGGATTAAAAGTCTAACAGGCGGAAGTTTCAAGTACACTAACAGAACAGTCCACCAAAGCCCATACAGGCAAAGTACCTCCTCACAGCTCTACCTTCGTTCTCATCCGCTGTTCCATCCGGTGGAAAGAACGACCCACAAGAGGACACATCCAGTGCTtgtctgcatctctctcgctctctgcgtctgtggATACTGCCGGTTGAAAGCAAACGCCTACAGAGTGATACGCATTtcgtctttttttccccctttccgtttcttttttcttttttcttaCCTTTAACGACtccacttcttctccccctcgcaTTGATTTCACGCGCTTTGCCTTTtgccttttgttttttccctCCACCCTTACCGTTGTCGGTGTCGTCGcgtttttcgtttcttgTCGTTATTTTTCTGCTTTCCctacctcttctctctccctttctcccccttttttccgtGGTGGACGCGACAGCACAGCGTGCATACAAAAAGTCGGCATCTACGTGTTGTCTGGAGACTATACGTGCACGCGTCGCTTTACAGGTTCGCGGACATTTTCTTTTACGTGAATCAGGAAGCAAGCGACTTGCCGAACGGAAGGGATCTTGTTCTCAAGGGTGCCACCCGCGCAACAAGAGTCGAGATGAGCCGCCTTTCGTCTGCCACGTGCCCGTTGTCGGACTGCACGCTCGCGGTCGATAACGCCGAGAACATCCGTAACAGCAAGGATGTCTCCTTGTTGGCCCTGAAGGTTGCCGCTACCGCTGTCGCCATCCCGAGCACTCCTCGCCaacgtgcgctgctgcgcaacgccAAGGCCATAGGctgctcggctgctgcggaggcggtAACCTTGCCTGCTTGTCGCGAGCGCGTTTCCGGCACTACACACAGCACTAACATCACCGCTTCGACAGCTGTTGTGAACACCGCCGCAGAGATGCCGCCCTTCTCTACGAATGCGGTTTAtcgctcttcctcactcGATTGCTACCTCTTCGCTAAGCCCTTCACACCTGCCTCAACGCTGCACCGCAACGACCCGTACTCGCCGTGCCTCCTGAAAAGTACCTGCAGCCCGGAGGACAGCTTCTACGCATGCTACAGCGAGGTGGATGAGGCTCtagcagtggtggcgatgaACCCTGCGAACACACCGACCCGCTTGCCTGTTGTGTGCCAGACAGCCGCTCTTCCCTCCGAGACCCAGGCGCTACTCGAGTTACTTTCCAAAACGACTGTCTCTTCTTCACTTTGCATGTCACCGATAACAGCGCCGATGAAGATGTGCGACAGTGCGGAGCAGTCTCCCgcgtcgctggcggcggGTGGAGGTTTGACTACAACGCCATCGCTGGCCTCAACGCCGGAgcgcgccgcgtcgccgtcatcgcgTCAGCTGTGTGCTGCCTCGGCTCGCGTGATCCGCAAGGTGGTGAGCTGTGGCGTGGACCGCACGTCTGGTCGCCCGGTCCCGAAGCCGAAGGAGTAGCTGAGGATGACGCCGCTGACTTCGTTCTTGTTAGTTTGTTTTACTGACGCTGAATCGCGTCTTCtcagaggagaaagggagaagcgTGGATGGGTGCTATTATATAGATCGATGCggcaaagaggggaggagggggagaacggAAAAGCCCAAAAGCAATGAGGATGAAAGTTGCTCTGAATTCCACTGGAACTGCAGCGTACAAGACAAGAGTCGGAAGAACCAGAAATGACAGCAATACAATACGACagccacaaaaaaaaagagacaaagaggaacacgtgcacacgcgtgtgcggtgtcttcgttctctctctttttattGTGTGGTTGTCGTATTGTattgctgtcgctgttggACGGAGTTGTTCAAGTCATTTTcttcctcccactccttCACTCCCAACCCCACACGAAGAAGCCCACTGTTATCGCCGTTGCATCTTATTCTTCCATTcctttttgcctctctcgccgctTTTCTTTTGATTCCCcttttgccccccccctccctgccttCCTTTCTGTGGTGACGGTGTGTTTGTTATGCAGGCACGCTGCTTGTACGCGTAAGGTGTGCTCACTGCGAGTTTGTTTTTATAGCGGTGCACAGGCGCGTGTggttctcctttttctcttgttgcTTTGCTGACCACTTTTGATTGCTTTCCCGTACACGTATCAGTGGGCCTTTGGTTGTTTTCAGTTctcgtctttttttttttttggtgcgCGTATGCTCATctttgtgtatgtgtctgtcCGACTCTGCCAGTGCCTTGATTCCGCTGAGTTTGCCGatgtgcccccctcccccctcatcggagggaggaaggagagagtggaggagaTACGTGCGTACTCTACGTCTCTTTCGAAACACAGGCGCATATAGGGACACTAGTCTTGCCGAGTgtgttcttttccttttgACTTCAACGATGCACAACCAGCTTCTCTCGCTGTTAGtacttcctcttttttttatattcgctctccttctttctgcCGCATCAGCTCTACCGCTGTTTTGTTGTTCaacacacgcaggcatactcttctttctctcagGTTTCCTTCCTGTTTGTgtgtcccccctcctcgtgtTTGACtagctctctttcctttgttAGATCTGTTTCCCTTTGTTCTGTGTTTCTGCTTCACTGCAGACTTTTCCCATTGTCTTTTCTCGTCGCTCCTTCCCATGCTTGTttcctcgtgtgtgtgtgtgtgtgtgtgtgtgtgtgtatctttttccttccctcctgcTCCGTGTTATTTGACATCGAAGGGATATGGAAGAATTACGCCCAGGGTGGTGacgatggcagcggtggtgcaacAGCACACTctgtttgctgctgccgctgttctaTCAAGCACTCTAGCGTCAAGGGTGCTGCtttgctgttttttttttccctcacTCAGGGAAGAAACGGCGCTCCGtctctttgtgtgtctctcgcTGTGTATCTGTGTCTGTGGCTCGATTTtgcttctccccttttcccagTTCGCTTTtcatgttttttttttcttttttcgcGCGCGTGAGTGGCATACCTCACCGCTGAGGCGGCAGACGACACCCGCCTACTCACATACCTGCACGTCTCCttgctgtttctctctgcgtttCCCCACAACCACCatgccattttttttttgttaaAAATACGCCGTTGatgttgctcttctcctctgttaTGCTCGCTTCTTTtatgttgttgttgtctttgGCTTGCTCCTCGCTTGCATATGTGGCTGTGATTTtctgcgtatgtgtgtgcgtgtatctctctgtctcccttttTTGACTGTGGCTTTTTGTTTACACTGTGGCGCTCTCCTCAGTTGTTTTTCCTGGTAGACCCGCACGCACTTCACAGTGACAATACCGCCAcctttctttcgcttttttctttttttttctcttctctcgctccatTTCCTTTGTCGTGCCTCTGAATCCAGTATGGCGCGAGAGTGtctctcactctttcttTGTGTGGCTAATTTGCCAACTCTTTCCTGGACTTGATGCGTCCTATagcagggcagcagcgaacgACATCACTCCACAGCTACATGTACACGTTCATGGGTATGTTTGCGTACCGGTGAGTGCATGTAGAGtgtcctctttttttttcctgtctGTCTCATgacgctttctctctctctcttgaagTTGTTCTGCCCTCGCTTcatttctgtttttttttttcccgctgGCATTTTGCCATTTTAGGATTTTGGTGGACCTGTGCGCTTTCCACTCCCGTTGTGCAGCCTGTAGGGACCGTTCGGACCCGAGGAAGGGAAACAAGCCAACCCCCCAAAAGTACCCTTGCGTGATTTTGGATCACGCCCATTCGGCTGAACCATGGGGCGAGTCGAAGATGAGTGACTTGCGCGCGTACACGCACAACGAAGGAACTAAAAGCCAGCTCGAGAATTATTCCAGGGCGCCCCCAGGTGTTTCTGGCGAGAGGAGCAGTGGCGGGGGCCTTTCTCTAGTTGTGAGGATAGGAACTACGATGGACCTTGCACACTCGATCCATCTCTTCCCGTGGTAGCCCCCTTTCCATCGTAGTTGTGAAGAGGCGCTTGATGTGTCTCAAGGACATTGGCGCTCTCACTGCCTCTCAATGCATTTTGCATGCAGCGAGAGCCATAATGGACCCACAAAGGCAAACGAGAAAAGGTGATTCTTGGCATTCCAGGCTATATctttgtgtttttctttcgtaATTGTTTTCTCTGAGGTGCGGAAGAGAAGCTCAGTATTACTCGGACTATCACATGCCCCCCAtccccaacacacacaaggcatGTGATGACAGGGTAGGAAGAGCAGGCGAGCGATATGTTGAATAAGAGGCTAACCGGAGCCTTAGTCCGGCAGGGGATGAGGCCCACCCTACTCATCTAAAAGAACAGCTGCACATGAGACGAATACCCCTTATCGAGAACAACAATGACCGATGCTGACCGtgttctcctcccttcctttccctaTTTTCCCCGGTTCATCGTTAGCGTGGCTGTGTGATTTACACCGCCATTTCCGTTTCTTTGACGCTCTCCATTTGTGCTCTTTTCACTGCCTCTCACACCTGCATCACATTACGCGTCAACGAACCTCGTGCACTGTgggttctctcttttttttttttcgtacGCCGTGTATTCTTCGCtcatcgctctcttctctactTCGTGTCTCCCTGACTACCTCTCTCTGACTGATTTTTCTTTTCAGTTTACGTGTATGTCCTTTTTTTCCGGCgtacgcgcgcgcgcgtgtgttcttctctcttttccgtaACATTCTTTCTTTGGATTCCCCTCTTTCCAGTGTCGATCTGTGggtccttttttttctttgcctcttctcttttctggaTGTGTGTCTGATAGCGAGTGGGCACGCCTTAGATCATGAATGCTGACGGCTAactctcgctccctctctttcctccttaCTTTCTGTCTGTTCCCAACCAGCACGTGAGTGCATCCGTTCCTGCGGAaactctcccccctttttgcctcTCCGTTGTTCTGTGTGTCTTTCATCTGTACGCAGCTCTTGGGACATTCTCAGTGCTACTCGATCAGGAGGCGATGGGGGGttttcccccccccctcctccctcctccctctccactgcagGAATTTGGAAGGACAGGTGACTCGGCACTCTCAGCAGTACACAAACACAACATATACGTGTATGTGTACGCATGTATAAAAAGAcgcactctctccctgcTGGTATGTTCTCAGTGTAGACGGCATGATTGCCCACACACTACAAGTCAGATCAATTGAGGAGAATATGCTGACTCGCCAATGGCCTCTGTGTAGcgctcccttttcccttctttcaAAAtcgctcttccttctcttgtgcAAACGAAGGAAAAATAGATTTTGCAGGTAGGCCATTCTCTTCTCAAGTGGTGGTAGCGAAAAAGACGCAAAAACAAAATCGAGAAGAAACGAAGGCCTAAGCGCTACTACGGCCTCATAGAGGACACTGCGAaacgaaagagggaggggcgcgcTTTCACACTGGCCATCCCAACGGAGGCGcgtaaaagaaaaaaaggatTCAATGATAGACTGTacaagagaagcagaaaaaaaaatgaaacaTGtacccacatacacacgcccACATGCACACCAGCCAGATATGACACAGCTAGCATCGTCGACTGTGGTGTTTCCATTGCGACGCAACGAGTATTATGCTcggctgcttttttttttttgttctcaacgtgtgcgtgtgtgtggatgacTTTGTTCTTCATTCTAGCGTACTAATGCCTTTCTCTAACGAATCGCCAGTCGTTGAAAgaaaagacacacacccacacacacacacaaaaaaaaaatgcctGAGGGGCAAGAGGAAATTGGCCCCATAAcgccagaaaaaaaaaactcagAGCGACAAGAAAAGTATGGCACACCACTCGTTTTTCCTTCTAGCAGATCTTCGCTCTTTCTATACCCGTAAAGAGCAGCAAAGCTACGTTGCTTTGTCTTTTGTGTTCGACCCAGACAGGAGCACACATACAGGCGGCAGAAGCACCCTTCTACAAGAAAAAACAAGGAAGAACCACCAaagtgcaaaaaaaaaatctaGAGAAAGTATGTCTAAGATGCGAGTTGTGTCTTGGCGCGGCGATGGAGACGGACGTATTTCTATTTGAGTTCTTTCCCCTTACCGCTGTGCTTTTCTTGTCTTGTGCATTTCTGGACTCTACCCCTAGCGAATCACAAAGCTGCGAGTGCACCAATGCCCCTTCTCGCTgtgtttttcccttttctgtgtTTCTTTTGCTTATCCTACCATCTGACGCCTCTCTTTCCGACTTTCACCAAAAGTGGTAGCAGAGAAACAAGCAGAAGACGAAAGAcataaagaaaaaaaaatgagacAAACACTCTGGAAAACACGGTCAAGTCACAAATATCGCTGCCTTTTGGTGTACGTCTGTCCTTCTCCCTCATTTGAAATATAATGTCACTGGGCATTTCAACACCTCGCTCAACTCCATTGgacctctttcttcttcctgcACATGTGTGGTATTCGatctgttttttttcccctttcgcgCTCGTTTTCCgtaattttttttttcatgttgtttctccttttgttgtttcttttttggAACTTCTTTTCTGAGTTTACCCCcttggcccccccccctgggCCACTTTCCAGTTGTCCCCACACATGACGCCCCCATCATCCGCCTTCCTTCCACGGAGCAATGGCTGCTACACGCTATACACGAAGCGAGTGCAACCATGGCTTCCTCCGCCGGCACTAGTCGTAGTAGGAAGAGCACGATAACGCAGCCGCGTGAAGACATACAAGATAAGGTGaactcttctctttcctgtcTCCCTGCCACATTAACGCGGAAAAGAGCTgtgagtttttttttttcgcttgcTCTTCGGTGTGTCTCACTTTTTAGTTttattctttttttttctatttGCTCACGCTCGTCTCCTATAAAAATTGAGCTCTAAAGCAGTTTTCTTTGTAGTTTGTGCTTCTTCCTTGGCTCGACATTTCTCCGGTGCTCATGTTTTCCTTATGTGTCTTTTATTATGATGATGATTATTCCGAGAGGCCAAAGTGAGAGTTTCACTTTTatttgcccccccctcttccctcccctgtctctctccttacCCGCTGAGACACCTCatcgctctctgctgctacccaagagtgaggggggaagagccGGATGGAAAGTGCTGATACTGCCGCATGACGTGCTCGTACTAATGCGGGTGTGATCTtgcgttttctttttcgggcgactctctctcttttcttttgtggtGGCCTTCTTCATTTTAGTTTCCGTTGGTTTGCTTTCCCGTAGAAAGGTGAATTGGATG
This window contains:
- a CDS encoding hypothetical protein (TriTrypDB/GeneDB-style sysID: LpmP.20.2450): MSRLSSATCPLSDCTLAVDNAENIRNSKDVSLLALKVAATAVAIPSTPRQRALLRNAKAIGCSAAAEAVTLPACRERVSGTTHSTNITASTAVVNTAAEMPPFSTNAVYRSSSLDCYLFAKPFTPASTLHRNDPYSPCLLKSTCSPEDSFYACYSEVDEALAVVAMNPANTPTRLPVVCQTAALPSETQALLELLSKTTVSSSLCMSPITAPMKMCDSAEQSPASLAAGGGLTTTPSLASTPERAASPSSRQLCAASARVIRKVVSCGVDRTSGRPVPKPKE
- the GPI16 gene encoding GPI transamidase component, putative (TriTrypDB/GeneDB-style sysID: LpmP.20.2440) — its product is MHLLARRRNALGVLLAFIIVVLPWVMAVATVSSSSYAAHTAGRYSMMVEELTGSLDEVGTSPTLVSIAVEMSLTLPAKPGAATAWEGDTKASDIDDVAAEHLTFDEDFDPIWYYVLRRRGFERLDWSGCGGKWRPEWSIPRARQCRDGRSGDTAALSVEKDSTSALFARLRHFLSHHVVCTYSSVSFCGASRERDAASQFQWAAQFVSTLTSSPLSWTTTTPRHSRPNGIVIQNASSHASGSGDAYWCSYHLVYHDTLCTQHVSPLLNGGRSGRGVQEGLPQGIFKAAFPSLSMYFSAPFQHFSVRATQDRLPGNGTVAQPPTVQLKVKIRMSMVVGEASDLEALGDLWSRELPAYARDGRLQVHIGPGGLSQQLRTALSSMAIVSSPREDQAKTTPAAVVSTSASPSSRVGCSPEVQYKVHTHGKDHGYLTVELQPALLLLDPHSGVDVEKCEEADGDNQESALLQSFLLSEGDVVRTLLLFPLHLVRPSLYNMESLLGLTRIVSAHTDVVSNTLAVLLETTVTPVHVAAYEAAYAHARKCHEAASGGGAGARDCRAAGGVLLGRFQLFFGWSALGDMPPDDNSNRLVPQPVVVIHRPGSSVKVDAAEASSKSDFCRVQRRHAALLSAIPQIDHGDSLATVFQLLDGTCAWQDGKRGPLSAMMGALKEGDACAYWVRSTVASGTTIPGPDGAMIFNVPSIGLVFLAVIAGIVTRLTRRWTCKSEDLANLLTAEGATTAVR